In Hermetia illucens chromosome 1, iHerIll2.2.curated.20191125, whole genome shotgun sequence, one genomic interval encodes:
- the LOC119661117 gene encoding uncharacterized protein LOC119661117: MSLWQIAITGLIVISMIYIIYYYCNASTCSASRRRRSRRCNRHDGAEDGERRPSIYTVQVPIENPSPNARLDLNGLSDLPPSYDEVIKQNSNYLQLDPKSNTTDVT; encoded by the exons ATGTCTCTGTGGCAAATAGCAATTACAGGACTCATTGTGATTTCTATGATATACATAATT TATTATTATTGCAATGCTTCGACATGTTCAGCCAGTCGTAGGAGACGTAGCCGGAGATGTAACCGGCATGATGGGGCAGAAGATGGAGAAAGAA GACCTAGCATCTACACGGTTCAGGTTCCTATAGAGAATCCATCGCCCAACGCAAGATTAGATTTGAACGGACTATCTGACCTGCCTCCATCATATGACGAAGtcataaaacaaaattcaaattacTTACAACTTGATCCGAAATCTAACACGACTGATGTGACTTGA